From Streptomyces sp. NBC_00690, a single genomic window includes:
- a CDS encoding cell division protein SepF, with product MSRYERYDVTDEQWAGLAQVVPLRGRDEWPSRSDHRTDPREYEAAQRRFIVLRVQVFSDAREVADYLMGQTPVLLDLTGADTDVAKRILDFTSGVVFGLGSAMHRVDRNVFLLTPEGTEVDGTVETTDTFTRSVPRS from the coding sequence ATGAGTAGGTACGAGAGGTACGACGTCACCGACGAGCAGTGGGCGGGGCTGGCCCAGGTCGTCCCGTTGCGCGGACGAGATGAATGGCCGTCGAGGTCCGACCACCGCACCGATCCACGCGAATACGAAGCAGCGCAGCGCCGGTTCATCGTGCTGAGGGTGCAGGTCTTCTCGGATGCCCGAGAAGTGGCCGACTACCTCATGGGCCAGACGCCCGTACTCCTCGACCTCACCGGTGCGGACACCGATGTGGCCAAGCGCATCCTTGACTTCACCAGTGGCGTCGTCTTCGGTCTGGGCAGCGCCATGCACCGCGTCGACCGGAACGTCTTCCTGCTCACCCCAGAAGGAACCGAGGTCGACGGGACCGTGGAGACGACGGACACCTTCACACGCTCCGTCCCCCGTTCGTAG
- a CDS encoding ATP-binding protein, translating into MATDISPDSDHDLRPTVTELRLSAFRAHRAVTLPLTSLTLLAGASGSGKTSVLQAYEALGRLAAGDVLPDVFPDPALCVPEWAGGDGQGRRGFRLGCTVDGPTGAVRLDLAVQVEPALRIVGERLSCAGRTLFSTALRDPRRSRVEGAWYTSGRSTVTRAALPDDRLGTSLLPLRVAGKTDGQLHVLAAAEQTVLGLRSAFACDPQPRGMRRPVAVGEGRLWQGCDNLAEVLHRTRRQCAQRHARLAAAVRAGCAGEITGLHVEELADGTVRALLARGEGRATPVGRLGDGELRYLALALVLLTGPGVLAVDQVTEVPDAYQSLTVLADGLDRCLDRRQARELVRLAAEMAGRGHVRLVGAVADAGFAQGVEGVTVVDLEP; encoded by the coding sequence ATGGCGACGGACATCTCTCCCGACAGCGACCACGACCTCCGACCCACAGTCACTGAGCTGCGGCTCTCCGCCTTCAGAGCCCATCGCGCCGTCACCTTGCCGCTCACCTCGCTCACGCTCCTGGCGGGGGCGAGCGGCAGCGGAAAGACGAGCGTCCTCCAGGCGTACGAGGCACTGGGGCGCCTTGCGGCCGGCGATGTACTGCCGGACGTCTTCCCGGACCCGGCCCTGTGCGTGCCCGAGTGGGCGGGCGGCGACGGACAGGGCAGAAGGGGCTTTCGCCTCGGCTGTACGGTCGACGGTCCGACCGGGGCGGTGCGTCTCGACCTCGCGGTCCAGGTGGAACCCGCCCTGCGGATCGTGGGCGAGCGGCTGAGCTGCGCCGGTCGGACACTCTTCTCCACCGCCCTGCGCGATCCGCGCCGATCCCGGGTGGAGGGCGCCTGGTACACGTCCGGACGGTCCACCGTGACCCGAGCGGCACTTCCCGACGACCGGCTGGGCACCTCCCTGTTGCCGCTGCGCGTGGCCGGCAAGACCGATGGCCAGTTACACGTCCTGGCCGCGGCGGAGCAGACGGTGCTCGGTCTGCGCTCGGCTTTCGCCTGTGACCCCCAGCCCCGCGGGATGCGACGGCCCGTGGCGGTGGGAGAGGGCAGATTGTGGCAGGGCTGCGACAACCTCGCTGAGGTGCTCCACCGAACGCGGCGGCAGTGCGCCCAGCGCCATGCCCGACTGGCAGCGGCGGTCCGCGCCGGGTGCGCGGGTGAGATCACGGGGCTGCACGTGGAGGAGTTGGCCGACGGCACGGTGCGGGCGCTGCTGGCCCGTGGGGAGGGGAGGGCCACTCCGGTGGGTCGGCTCGGGGACGGAGAGTTGCGCTACCTCGCCCTGGCCCTGGTGTTGCTGACCGGCCCGGGAGTGCTGGCGGTGGATCAGGTGACGGAGGTGCCCGACGCGTACCAGTCGCTGACCGTGCTCGCCGATGGCCTCGACCGTTGCCTGGATCGCAGGCAGGCGCGGGAACTGGTCAGGCTGGCCGCTGAGATGGCGGGTCGGGGCCATGTGCGGCTGGTCGGGGCGGTCGCCGACGCCGGCTTCGCGCAGGGGGTGGAAGGGGTGACGGTGGTAGATCTGGAGCCATGA
- a CDS encoding nucleotide pyrophosphohydrolase → MDVAGLQRRLADFARVRQWGPFHTPKNLAVALSVEASELVEIFQWLTPEQSARVMKDEESAHRVRDEVADVLAYLLQFCDVLGVDALAALSEKIDRNESRFPAP, encoded by the coding sequence CTGGACGTGGCGGGTCTGCAACGCAGACTGGCCGACTTTGCTCGGGTGCGGCAGTGGGGTCCGTTCCACACTCCGAAGAACCTCGCGGTCGCCCTCAGCGTGGAGGCGTCCGAGTTGGTGGAGATCTTCCAGTGGCTCACTCCGGAGCAGTCGGCCCGGGTGATGAAGGACGAGGAATCGGCGCATCGGGTGCGCGACGAGGTGGCGGACGTGCTCGCCTACCTGCTCCAGTTCTGCGATGTCCTGGGGGTGGACGCATTGGCCGCGCTCTCCGAGAAGATCGACCGCAACGAGTCACGTTTCCCCGCCCCTTGA
- a CDS encoding LLM class F420-dependent oxidoreductase, giving the protein MDLRIFTEPQQGASYDTLLTVAQATEALGFDAFFRSDHYVAMGSADGLPGPTDAWITLAGLARETERIKLGTLMTAGTFRLPGVLAIQVAQVDQMSGGRVELGLGAGWFEEEHRAYGIPFPKEKFARLEEQLAIVTGLWGTEVGKTFSYEGTHYQLTDSPALPKPVGGKVPVLIGGHGATRTPRLAAQYADEFNIPFASIEDSERQFGRVRAAAEAVGRRPDDLVYSNALVVCVGRDDAEVARRAAAIGREVDELKANGLAGSPAEVVDKIGRYGEIGASRIYLQLLDLHDLDHLELISAQVQTELS; this is encoded by the coding sequence ATGGATCTCCGAATCTTCACCGAACCCCAGCAGGGCGCGAGCTACGACACCTTGCTGACCGTTGCCCAGGCCACCGAGGCCCTGGGATTCGACGCCTTCTTCCGCTCCGACCACTATGTGGCGATGGGGTCAGCCGATGGGCTGCCCGGTCCCACCGACGCCTGGATCACCCTGGCCGGTCTCGCCCGGGAGACCGAACGCATCAAGCTCGGCACCCTGATGACCGCGGGCACGTTTCGGCTGCCGGGAGTCCTCGCGATCCAGGTCGCACAGGTCGACCAGATGTCGGGCGGGCGGGTCGAGCTCGGACTGGGCGCAGGCTGGTTCGAGGAGGAGCACCGCGCCTACGGAATCCCCTTCCCCAAGGAGAAGTTCGCCCGCCTTGAGGAGCAGTTGGCCATCGTCACCGGGCTCTGGGGCACCGAGGTCGGCAAGACCTTCTCGTACGAGGGCACGCACTACCAGTTGACCGATTCGCCCGCGCTGCCCAAGCCGGTAGGGGGCAAGGTGCCCGTCCTGATCGGTGGTCACGGCGCCACCCGCACACCGCGGCTCGCCGCACAGTACGCCGATGAGTTCAACATCCCCTTCGCCTCGATCGAGGACAGTGAGCGCCAGTTCGGCCGGGTGCGTGCTGCCGCGGAGGCCGTCGGGCGTCGGCCCGACGACCTGGTGTACTCCAACGCCCTGGTCGTCTGTGTGGGCAGGGACGACGCGGAGGTGGCGCGCAGGGCTGCCGCCATCGGTCGTGAGGTGGATGAGTTGAAGGCGAACGGACTGGCCGGTTCGCCTGCCGAAGTGGTCGACAAGATCGGGCGCTATGGAGAGATCGGCGCCTCCCGGATCTACCTCCAGCTCCTCGACCTCCACGACCTGGACCATCTGGAGCTGATCTCGGCACAGGTCCAGACCGAACTGAGCTGA
- the mmuM gene encoding homocysteine S-methyltransferase has product MRPTRTLATALAGGPVVLDGGLSNQLAAQGCDLSGDLWSAGLLADDPGQLVAAHTAYVRAGARVLITASYQASFEGFARRGIGRTRACELLARSVECARLVGDRSDEEVWVAASVGPYGAVLADGSEYRGRYGLSVGELERFHRPRIEALADAGPDVLALETVPDMDEARALLRAAEGCGLPLWLSYNVADGRTRAGQQLSMAMELAANHPQVIAVGVNCCHPDEVGEAVARAVAATGKPAVAYPNSGEGWDGRRRAWCGSSAYDPGVAGEWLAAGARLVGGCCRVGPDAIAELAEALAPPLPPGAPPTDGR; this is encoded by the coding sequence GTGCGCCCGACCCGTACGCTCGCCACCGCTCTCGCCGGGGGCCCCGTCGTCCTCGACGGCGGTCTCTCCAACCAACTGGCGGCGCAAGGATGTGATCTGAGCGGTGATCTCTGGTCGGCCGGGTTGCTCGCCGATGATCCGGGCCAACTGGTCGCCGCCCACACCGCATATGTACGGGCGGGGGCACGGGTACTCATCACCGCCAGCTATCAGGCTTCCTTCGAGGGCTTCGCCCGACGCGGGATCGGTCGGACGCGGGCCTGTGAGCTGTTGGCCCGCAGCGTCGAGTGCGCCCGCCTCGTGGGTGACCGGAGCGACGAGGAAGTGTGGGTGGCGGCCTCGGTGGGTCCCTACGGCGCGGTGCTCGCCGACGGCAGTGAGTACCGCGGACGGTACGGGCTCTCGGTGGGCGAACTCGAACGCTTCCACCGGCCCCGCATCGAGGCACTGGCCGATGCGGGCCCCGACGTACTCGCTCTGGAGACCGTTCCGGACATGGATGAGGCCCGAGCCCTGCTGCGCGCAGCCGAAGGGTGCGGTCTGCCGCTGTGGCTCTCGTACAACGTCGCCGATGGACGTACGCGGGCGGGCCAGCAACTGTCCATGGCCATGGAGTTGGCCGCCAACCATCCTCAAGTGATCGCCGTGGGGGTCAACTGCTGTCACCCCGACGAGGTGGGGGAGGCGGTGGCACGCGCGGTGGCGGCGACGGGGAAGCCCGCGGTCGCCTATCCCAACAGCGGTGAGGGCTGGGACGGCCGCCGTCGGGCGTGGTGCGGCAGTTCGGCGTACGACCCCGGTGTGGCGGGGGAGTGGCTGGCAGCGGGCGCCCGACTGGTGGGCGGCTGTTGTCGGGTGGGTCCCGATGCGATCGCCGAACTGGCCGAGGCGCTCGCACCGCCGCTGCCTCCCGGCGCTCCCCCGACGGACGGCCGCTAG
- a CDS encoding 3' terminal RNA ribose 2'-O-methyltransferase Hen1 translates to MFLTISTTGTPERPATDLGFLLHKHPDKAQTFSTSYGTAHVFYPEASVERCTAALLLEVDPVALVRRGKGKGRGGAPDAALAQYVNDRPYAASSLLAVALSAVFSSALRGVCAARPERAEAPLPLRIEVPALPARGGPKLVDKLFRPLGWSVEALPVPLDEKFPEWGDSRYVQLVLEGEVRLADALRQLYVLLPVLDDAKHYWVSPDEVDKLLRAGDGWLADHPEQKLITSRYLSRRWGLTRQAMERLELVRLAESDDLQVEDVDNAVDESTDTEEKPVPLAEQRRDAILEALRGSGATRVLDLGCGQGQLVQALHKDVRFTEIVGVDVSVRALTIAERRLKLDRMSERQAARIKLIQGSLTYTDKRLTGYDAAVLSEVIEHLDLPRLPALEYAVFGAARPMTVLVTTPNVEYNVRWETLPAGHVRHGDHRFEWTRAEFRAWAIGTAERNGYDVAFTPVGPDDPEVGPPTQMAIFTRADRPDGNTPDGKDRAHRPGRETTGSRRTDERTDERTDSEKEAKAA, encoded by the coding sequence GTGTTCCTGACAATCAGTACAACTGGCACTCCTGAACGTCCTGCCACCGATCTTGGATTTCTGCTCCACAAGCATCCGGACAAGGCGCAGACGTTCTCCACCTCGTACGGCACGGCGCACGTCTTCTATCCCGAGGCGTCCGTCGAGCGGTGCACCGCTGCCCTGCTGCTGGAAGTGGATCCGGTGGCCCTGGTGCGACGCGGCAAGGGCAAGGGGAGGGGCGGCGCGCCCGACGCAGCGCTCGCCCAGTATGTGAACGACCGCCCCTACGCGGCCTCCTCCCTCCTTGCGGTCGCCCTGAGCGCGGTGTTCAGCAGCGCCCTACGCGGTGTGTGCGCAGCGCGTCCCGAGCGGGCCGAGGCTCCCCTGCCACTGCGCATTGAGGTGCCCGCGCTCCCCGCCAGAGGCGGCCCGAAACTGGTCGACAAGCTGTTCCGCCCGCTCGGCTGGAGTGTGGAGGCGCTACCGGTCCCCCTCGACGAGAAGTTCCCTGAGTGGGGTGATTCGCGCTATGTCCAGTTGGTCCTGGAGGGCGAAGTACGGCTGGCGGATGCACTGCGACAGCTCTATGTCCTGCTCCCGGTCCTCGATGATGCCAAGCACTACTGGGTATCCCCGGACGAGGTCGACAAACTGCTGCGCGCGGGGGACGGCTGGCTCGCCGACCACCCCGAGCAGAAGTTGATCACCAGCCGCTATCTCTCCCGACGGTGGGGACTGACCCGACAGGCGATGGAACGCCTCGAACTGGTTCGACTGGCCGAGTCCGACGATCTCCAGGTCGAGGACGTCGACAACGCGGTGGACGAATCGACCGACACCGAGGAGAAGCCGGTACCGCTCGCAGAGCAGCGGCGGGACGCCATCCTGGAGGCGTTGCGAGGCTCCGGCGCGACCCGTGTCCTCGACCTCGGCTGCGGGCAGGGGCAGTTGGTGCAGGCCCTCCACAAGGATGTGCGCTTCACGGAGATCGTCGGAGTGGACGTTTCCGTACGTGCGCTGACGATCGCGGAACGGCGCCTGAAACTGGACCGGATGAGTGAGCGGCAGGCCGCCCGGATCAAGCTGATCCAGGGCTCCCTCACCTACACCGACAAGCGGCTCACCGGGTATGACGCAGCCGTGCTCAGCGAGGTCATCGAACACCTCGACCTCCCTCGGCTGCCCGCCCTGGAGTACGCGGTCTTCGGGGCCGCCCGCCCCATGACCGTCCTGGTGACCACGCCGAACGTCGAGTACAACGTCCGCTGGGAGACCCTGCCAGCGGGCCATGTCCGTCACGGTGACCACCGTTTTGAGTGGACGCGCGCCGAGTTCCGCGCCTGGGCCATCGGCACCGCCGAGCGGAACGGCTACGACGTCGCGTTCACTCCGGTCGGCCCCGACGATCCCGAGGTGGGGCCGCCCACCCAGATGGCGATCTTCACCCGTGCCGACCGGCCGGACGGGAACACCCCCGACGGCAAGGACCGGGCACACCGGCCGGGCCGCGAGACCACCGGGAGCCGGCGTACGGACGAGCGCACCGACGAGCGCACCGACAGCGAGAAGGAGGCGAAGGCCGCATGA
- a CDS encoding polynucleotide kinase-phosphatase → MTTTTDSIGTLPHRKLPVTDLSLVVLIGATGSGKSTFAHQHFKPTEIVSSDFCRGLVADDENDQSASGDAFDVLHYIAGKRLAAGRLTVVDATSVQAESRRQLVQLARQHDVLPIAIVLDLPEAVCVERNALRPERAGMDPRVIRRHQRELRRSLRGLEREGFRKVHVLRSVEEVAAAEVVLERRYNDLRHLTGPFDIVGDIHGCSSELDTLLGKLGYVDGVHPEGRTAVFVGDLVDRGPDSPGVLRRVMAMVASGNALCVPGNHENKLGRYLKGRNVQHTHGLAETIEQLEREDATDPAFREQVAQFIDGLVSHYVLDGGKLVVCHAGLPEKYHGRTSGRVRSHALYGDTTGETDEFGLPVRYPWAEDYRGRAAVVYGHTPVPNTSWINNTICLDTGAVFGGKMTALRWPERELVDVPAEKVWYEPARPLLTDAPGSREGRPLDLADVQGRRVVETRHHARISVREENAAAALEVMSRFAVDPRLLPYLPPTMAPTATSKEEGYLEHPVEAFAQYRADGVARVVCEEKHMGSRAVALVCRDAEAARQRFGVDGPTGTIYTRTGRPFFDDETVTEEILDRLRAAVTAAGLWTELDTDWLLLDAELMPWSLKASGLLRSQYAAVGAASAAVFPSATSVLESAVARGIGVEGLLATQRERAADAAAFTTAYRRYCWPTDGLDGVRLAPFQILAVRGRSLATEPHDVQLGWLDRLVEHDAAGLLQVTRRLVVATGDEESVRAGVDWWLEMTGRGGEGMVVKPLQALARDGKGRLVQPGIKVRGREYLRIIYGPEYTRPDQLERLRQRFLNHKRSLALREYALGLEALDRLADSEPLWRVHEAVFAVLALESEPVDPRL, encoded by the coding sequence ATGACCACGACGACCGACAGCATCGGGACGCTCCCGCACCGGAAGCTCCCCGTCACCGACCTCTCCCTCGTCGTACTGATCGGTGCCACCGGCTCTGGGAAGTCCACCTTCGCCCACCAGCACTTCAAGCCGACCGAGATCGTCTCGTCCGACTTCTGCCGCGGCCTGGTCGCCGATGATGAGAACGACCAGAGCGCGAGCGGCGACGCCTTCGACGTGCTCCACTACATCGCGGGCAAACGCCTCGCCGCCGGTCGGCTCACCGTCGTCGACGCCACCAGCGTGCAGGCCGAGAGCCGTCGCCAACTCGTGCAGTTGGCCAGGCAGCACGACGTACTGCCCATCGCCATCGTCCTCGACCTGCCGGAAGCGGTCTGCGTCGAGCGCAATGCGCTGCGTCCCGAGCGGGCCGGCATGGACCCCCGCGTCATCCGGCGCCACCAGCGCGAACTGCGCCGCTCCCTGCGCGGACTGGAACGCGAGGGCTTCCGCAAGGTCCACGTCCTGCGCAGCGTCGAAGAGGTGGCGGCGGCCGAGGTCGTCCTGGAGCGCCGCTACAACGACCTCCGCCATCTCACCGGCCCGTTCGACATCGTCGGAGACATCCATGGATGCAGCTCCGAGTTGGACACCCTGCTCGGGAAGCTCGGCTACGTCGACGGCGTGCACCCGGAAGGTCGTACCGCAGTCTTCGTCGGCGACCTCGTCGACCGGGGTCCCGACAGTCCCGGTGTCCTGCGGCGCGTGATGGCCATGGTGGCCTCGGGGAACGCCCTGTGCGTGCCCGGCAACCACGAGAACAAGTTGGGCCGCTACCTCAAGGGCAGAAACGTCCAGCACACCCACGGTCTCGCCGAGACCATCGAGCAGTTGGAACGGGAGGACGCCACGGATCCCGCCTTCCGGGAGCAGGTGGCGCAGTTCATCGACGGACTGGTCAGCCACTACGTCCTGGACGGCGGCAAGCTGGTCGTCTGTCACGCCGGTCTGCCCGAGAAGTACCACGGCCGCACCTCCGGCCGGGTCCGGTCCCACGCCCTGTACGGGGACACGACGGGCGAGACCGACGAGTTCGGCCTGCCCGTGCGCTACCCGTGGGCGGAGGACTACCGCGGACGCGCCGCCGTGGTCTACGGCCACACCCCCGTCCCCAACACGTCCTGGATCAACAACACCATCTGCCTGGACACCGGCGCGGTCTTCGGCGGGAAGATGACCGCCCTGCGCTGGCCTGAGCGCGAGCTCGTCGACGTACCGGCCGAGAAGGTCTGGTACGAACCGGCCCGTCCGCTGCTCACCGATGCCCCGGGCAGCCGTGAGGGCCGTCCGCTGGACCTCGCCGACGTCCAGGGGCGTCGGGTGGTGGAGACCCGTCACCACGCCCGGATCAGCGTGCGCGAGGAGAATGCGGCGGCGGCCCTGGAAGTGATGAGCCGCTTCGCCGTCGACCCCCGGCTGCTGCCCTATCTGCCGCCGACGATGGCGCCGACCGCCACCTCGAAGGAGGAGGGCTATCTGGAGCACCCGGTGGAGGCGTTCGCCCAGTACCGGGCGGACGGTGTGGCCCGGGTCGTGTGCGAGGAGAAGCACATGGGTTCGCGCGCCGTGGCCCTGGTCTGCCGGGACGCCGAGGCGGCCAGGCAGCGGTTCGGGGTCGACGGGCCCACCGGGACGATCTATACCCGCACCGGCCGCCCCTTCTTCGACGACGAGACCGTCACCGAGGAGATCCTCGACCGTCTGCGGGCCGCGGTCACGGCGGCCGGCCTCTGGACGGAGTTGGACACCGATTGGCTGCTCCTCGATGCGGAGCTGATGCCCTGGTCGCTGAAGGCGTCCGGGCTGCTGCGCTCGCAGTACGCGGCGGTCGGCGCCGCGTCCGCCGCCGTCTTCCCGTCCGCCACGAGCGTCCTGGAGTCGGCGGTGGCACGGGGCATCGGGGTCGAGGGACTGCTCGCCACGCAACGGGAGCGCGCTGCTGACGCAGCGGCGTTCACGACGGCCTACCGGCGCTACTGCTGGCCCACCGACGGTCTCGACGGGGTGCGCCTTGCTCCCTTCCAGATCCTGGCCGTGCGCGGTCGCTCGCTGGCGACCGAGCCCCACGACGTCCAACTGGGTTGGTTGGACCGGCTGGTGGAGCACGATGCCGCGGGCCTGCTCCAGGTCACTCGACGCCTGGTCGTGGCCACCGGCGACGAGGAATCCGTACGGGCCGGCGTCGACTGGTGGCTGGAGATGACCGGTCGCGGCGGCGAGGGCATGGTCGTCAAACCGCTCCAGGCCCTGGCCCGTGACGGCAAGGGGCGACTCGTGCAGCCGGGCATCAAGGTGCGCGGCCGGGAGTATCTGCGGATCATCTACGGTCCCGAGTACACCCGCCCCGACCAGCTTGAGCGGCTGCGTCAGCGCTTCTTGAACCACAAGCGGTCCCTCGCGCTGCGCGAGTACGCGCTCGGGCTCGAAGCGCTGGATCGACTGGCGGACTCGGAGCCCTTGTGGCGCGTCCACGAGGCGGTCTTCGCGGTGCTCGCCCTGGAGTCGGAGCCGGTGGACCCCCGATTGTGA